The DNA window TCTACATGGCAAAGAAGCTATTCCACACAGCTATGCCATGATGTCTAATTTACAACACATTGCTTTTACAAGCTTGCCACATTTAGGTAACCATTTAGAGAAGAAAAACTATAGAAGGCAGGCTTACCTTAGATGGAAATCAAAAAGATTGCGTTTATATCATTTTCATATGAAGAAGCAATCTTCTACTGAATCAGTCAACATTCCGCTGTCAAATATTGATAGAGAACATTTGCAAGATGCCTGTGAAGCTCAAAAATTTGTTGTCACAAAAACCAAATATCAACGtatcaattaattaaaataaaattgataacAAAATTGCATGGTATACTTGGTCATCATTTTAGTTAGCATTAATGCCTCACATTTTAACAAAATATCAATGTATTacaactcaaaagaaaattgacaaaaaaaaaaaagactaggTTCATCTGTTCAAATTCAAATACTAATATTCCAACTTCTCTCTATTTCACAAACATTCCATCAAATTTTGCTAACTTTAAACACCTCAAGATGGGCACCGGCTGTGCATAGCACAGCGAGGCCTTACtagtgtgtatatatatatatatataatcaccAGTGGTTTGTGTCACCACCTCAGGATCTGGTGGTGGTGGGCCGTTCTATAGCAATAAGCTTGAATCTGTCTTGAAAGTTAAAATACGTCTTCATGACATGAGTATTCCCTGCAGCTATTGGGAAGGATCAATGGAGTGAATTACAAGCTCGAAGAAAGTAGTCTGATTATGATTTATGAGGAAAGGAAGGTGATTAGTCGTTTGAAACTGTTTTGTGTTAAAATAAAGAGTTGACTACTCGAAACGATAGAAAAACTTGGCACCGTGGTTGTAAGCCCTTTGGTCAAATAAATTTACTTTTGTCATTATTGCACATCAATCTTGGAAATTTGACTGGAAATGACCGCATGAAGAACTTTTGGGGAACATTAAATATGGTCGTAGGTAAAAGATAAAAGCCGCCCGTGGTCGCTACAAAATCTTTAAAAGTCTTGGTGGCGTGAGGTCAAAAGTCTGACCCTTACCTCAcacaaaaaaattattataatatgTGATGATTTTCATTAATCATATTTCATGAAATTtttgtgacaaaaaaaaaaagataaaagagcTACAAATTGACAGCTTGACCAAAGTTTTATTCATGAAATGAAACGTGTGTTTGAATAcacaaattattttatttgtactataaaagtatttttaattatttttatcacatatatatattacattataaaaaataatataatagttattttaaataatttccTATTGAAACACTAATACACTTGGATCATGGGAGGAGGGAATGCATCTAATAATACTAGAGCTTTTTCTTTCTCTGAATTATATCTGTATTTAAATTCTGTAATATTCATTTGTCCCACATGCAAAACATCACCATCATAAAGTTACAAATGAACTCACAAATTTGCCATCATAAAGTTACAAATTGCCTGTGAATTGTTTTATGACCCACACAGATTTTGTTCACAAAATCTCTTGAAGCTCCTCTGGCATGAATGTTGCAAGCACAGCTTCCTTCTGTCTACCAACATTTGCAAGTTGAGTAACTAATCTCAGTCTATCAAAATTCATGTTGGCTCCACTAGCTATTGCTACTACATTTTTATCCTCCAGGCGATGGTATCTACAGTATGCTTCTGCTCCAGCAAGTGCAAGAGCACCTGCAGGTTCTAGAATGCTCCTTTTCTCCTCAAACATGTCCTGTAACAAGTAGATGAGTTACATACTCCAGATATTCCAAACTTTCATTAAAAGTTCTCTTTTGAAAACTAGAACTTATTTGAGTTTCTTCAGAAAATCTCTCATGTTAGAATATCTCCACTCCGAGGATATAGCTGTCAAAAGGATGCATAAAATGCCCTTGTGATCAATTATTTTTTGGCAATAAGAGGCTGACCTTTATAGATGCACAAATAGCATCACGGCTAACTAGAACTACACCATCTATCAGCTTGCGACACAATCGAAATGTCTCTTCACCAACAACTTTAACAGCCACACCATCTGCAAAACCTCCAACTTGGTCCAGCACCACTCTTCGTCCATGATGTAAAGATAGTGCCATAGCATTTGCATCAAATGGCTCCACTCCAATAATCTTTACTTCGGGAGAGACCGTTTTCAAGTAAGCAGCAATACCGGCTATCAGCCCACCACCCCCAACAGGGACAAATATAGCATGTATTGGGCCTTGCATTGCTTGCATTTGGCGCACAATCTCCATCCCAATTGTACCTTGCCCACTGATGACGTCTGGGTGGTCGAACGGAGGGATGAATGCTCGACCTTCTTCTTTGGCTCGGCTTTTAGCATAAGATTGTGCTTCATCATACGAGTCTCCCACAAGGACAACTTTGGCACCCAGCCGCTCTACTGACCTCCACTAGAGATACATGAACATTTAGTCAATGCCACGGAACAAGAAGTTTATACAGGACCAAAACAAAGTCATTCTGTTTAAGGGAAAATGGAAATCCATAAATCAGAACCTTGATTTCAGGTGTAGTGACGGGCATCACAATCACAGCATCACAATCCAGTTTTTGGGCGGATAAAGCCACCCCTTGTGCATGATTCCCTGCAGAAGAGCAGATAACACCTCTATCGCGCTGGTCTTTAGGAAGTTTAGCCATCATATTATAAGCTCCTCGAAGCTTGAATGAGAAAACCTGCCAAACAAGCAccagaaaattttcaaacaatcGGTGAAACTTCAATGTTTAATTATCTCATTTATTATAAGCAGTGTTGCTATCTTGTATGAACAAGAGACTCACTGGTTGAAGATCTTCACGCTTCAGCCAGACATTATTGCCCAACCTTTGTGATAGCTTAGTAGCCAGCTGCAAGTCTGACTCTACGGCCACGTCATACACGCTGGACGTCAAGATTTTCGTCAAATACTCGATTCCACCACCTCCACCCAATGCACCATCACTCTCCACCGCCCCATGATTCGGCACCAAAAAACCTGGCTCGCACAGCAAAGAGCCGGGAGACACTCTCAACAATGTCTCCGGTTGAGCTGGAGCAGCCAATTCGGGAGATAATGTCGGCGCCTGGAGCCGATTTTCAACGGCCATGGCATAAAATTTCGTCCGCCTATTCTTTAGAAAAGGAGGCCCTGGTCTAACTGTTTCCTTAGCGGTTGTGGGAGTGAATTCGGACCGGTGTGGAATGGTTTTGACCAGGACAAATCGCAGGGCTTCCATTCTTATTTTGTTATGAATGACTGATTAGTGGTAATAAAATTTTCCGACGGCGGCGAATGGTTGGCGTTGTGGGTTCTGGGCCGGGGTGATGATGGTGGGACTGATGGCGGGGAGGAAGAATATTTAAGGAAGGGAGGCAGGGTTTCAATTTGCGAAGGATTTTGCTTTGTGTTTCATTGTGGGTGACGTGTGGGTTATGGATGGGGGGATTGATGGAAAGACAGGTGTAATCTGTGGCCAATTGGAAAGAAGGATTCGTAACAGCGCGTGTACTCAGCGGTTAGATTATTGGTGTGATTCAACAGAAGCCACCACCTCCGACCGTAGTACGGTACATTTTTGTTTTGCCTTAAAGTTAAAGTGTTAAACACAAGCCACCACCAAAGTTGGTGGGATGGGAGGTCAACCCTGGCTCCCAGACTACAGAAATGTGATAAGCCACTTCAAGATTTCTCAAATGAGTGCGTAGTGCATTTATTTGGGTCCATAGAAATGTGATAAGTCACTTCAAGATTTCTCAAACGAGTTCAGTTTCTTTCGATTTCTACTTGATCTTTTCAAGTCACTTTTGATTTCTGCTTGATCTCTTCAAGTCATTCTCCCTTCCTGCTCTTCAAGTCACTCTTGATTTCTGCTTGATCTCTTCAAGTCATTCTCCCTTCCTGCTCTTCAAGTCACTCTCCCTTCCTGTAGCATAGAATGGATATAGATCTATCGTAGccgaaaaaaaaataaacacatGTTTATTTCGTTTACTATTTCACACAAACAAGGCAGGTACTTGTTTCTTTGCGTAGCATATGGaatttttagtgaattttttttttacgatAGCAATATCAATTCTATAATCTAATCTATCATAATTTAGAGAAAATGTACAAGGAATTAGTAAGTATAAAGATCTATTAGATCAAAGAAATACTCTGacatttcttttaaatttttttcactgCATATAAGATTTAAATTCCAGACTAATCTCTTTTTGGTAGCCATTAAGCCAAGAGTTGCGTAGCATGTGGAGTTGTTTTAACGGATTTGGCCGATGGATTTCAGGCGGCCCCAAAAGCCATTCTTTCATAGTTCGTGGCTGCCTAACACTCGAAACCAACCAACGTGCTTTCCGAAATGGTGTACCATGGggaaaccctttttttttttcccttttcaaagCTAGATGTCTTATTTAGACTCCCTCACTCAAGCCACTCAATCAATCTCATCCTTAATTATGGGAGAATTTTGTCATATGAGCATTCCATAATTAGGGACAAGAACTCGGGTGTCGTTTGATTCGCATGTTGGAATCAGATTCGGATTTGAAATCATTCATCTTGGATTTGTAATGGAATCAATTATTCcaatacatttgtttggttcaGTGTCAGAAATGTATATCATTACTATAATTGATATTTGGTTCGTTGACTCTTTGTAAAtgagatataagaaattttcactaattaaatatattagtataaatgtattagtaaatttagtataactaattaaaatttctattagcaaacatgtataattattagtataattgataatatcaattatattacatagattaatatacattatataatacatataactaataatatcattactataagtttgtaactaattaaattaaatattatacatataattaaatataattatacaaattttataagataaatattaattatactaataatttatataaacataatgtatattatatattaaatataataataattatatataattatatttaaaattattattattattattatataatttattaatattatatacaattataaattataattatatgcacatataatatacatttataaatatacatatatattataaatatattatataatatatattatataaatataattatatttaactaaataattataatatatatttatagaatatactaatattataataaaatatataattataatatatattatatatatgtatatattataatataaatattaatatattattatataatattaatatatttataaaatatataatataaatataattacatttaattaaataattataatatatatttatatattatattatatttgtcaatataataattataaatatattatataattatactaatattataataaaatattataataataatatatattatatacataattatatatatgtatataattatattttaatttttttaatgggtGGCGGGACGGGTCCCATTCCTAAATGGGAATCAGACttgggttttgtccaaaaccctcCAAGTTATTAGGGAATTGAGGAATTCTAAATTTGTAGGTATGATTCCAAAATCCCGATTTCGATAGTAGTAATCCAAACAACAATTATGATATTTATTCAAATTCTCCATTCTGAAACCCTCTTACCAAACGCCGTGTAATTGTATTTTATACAATTGTTTGATATGtcaaataatttatatataatacatcATAATATTATATTGAATGTATGTCAAATATTTTATTAATACGTTACTTTTATaccaaatataataatataatgTAATTATAAGTCAAATAATATAAAAAGTATAATAGTCGAACCTAACCCTACTAGATCCCAACCACACTGGCCCTCTCCCCATAATTAAAAATGAGCATCCCATGATTAAAGCCTGTCTTGAGTCAGAGTTGGCGATAATTAAATTATACCACTACTAGTACCATAGGTAAAGTAAAAAGCAATATATTAGTTCAATTTACCCTCAATCCTTTCTGGTGAAAATCAGTAATGTTGTAAATGTTATttacacttttattttattaatcacacttttactattattttaatcatataatttttatttattagattaaatgataaaacaaatgatgaaagtgtaaataacaaaaaaattaagtgcaaataatattttctcTATTATctaattcttatttttttaactAATGCCAAGGAAAGTAGTACATCATAGTAACCAATTAACACTCATTAGTTGAGGAAACTACGTCCTAATTTTTACCGTGAGCGTCATTAAGGACACATTTAAGTTCGATGAAGAGACGTGCTCAAGTGTTGTCGTGGCGTGGGTGTTGCAACACAACAAAATGAATTGTTAGGCGGgcctcttattttttttttttggtgtaaacGGCGGGCCTCTTATGTATGTACTTCTCGTTCGACTAACCATCAGCGTCATGTCAGGACTGGATCACGACTTCAAGTCCTTTTCACCTCAGAAACCAGAAGGACAGAAGTCGGTGGACGGATGGATGTGGATTCCAACTCCCAAGTTGGGGTAGGCCAAACTACACGTGTCCAGCGCCAAGCGGAGGACCGAGGCTGCAAGGCACAACCTCAGAACACGCTTAGAGATGCAAAGCTaaaattgttttaattgatccttGAATTATTGGTAATTTATAAGTTGAAGGTCTCGATTTTAGCCCAAATTCCTCGTATGCTTTTTATTTTTCGGCTCGGTTCCTTCctccccacaaaaaaaaaaaagactgtaATTGAATATTGTGGGATAAAATTACAACTACCCCCCAATACTTCAGAAATTTAGAACGAACCCACATGCTTAAAATATATGTgaaacttctttttttctttctttctttcttttttccagcTCATTTGAAATATGAATATTGGCAAAAGTCGGAGAATATACATttgaattttcaattaaaaataagCTCGAAATggtttttatatatatatatatatatatatatatatatatatataatagctCGAAATGATATTTAGCATCTTCTATTGGTGTTTTTGGGATGGTTTGGGGGTGGggggaagaaaagggaaagaccAAACAACCTCAGAGGAAGAAAACGAAGGGTGTAGTAGGATGAGATTTCCATTTGACTTTCTTTGAGATTCATAGAAGCAAAAAAAGGCTTTCCACTCTCCACATGCGAATTAGTACAATAACTAGTACAGGCCTTTCATGATTCCCATATGAAATAATTTGAAGGTTAGGGAATTAGattccaaagaaaaaaaaaaaaatgaagcgcTAACGAATTGCTGCGTGCATGGCTTAATGGTTTTATTGAGTGGTCAAAAAGCAACAGACTACTATTTCATTCCGTGTTTCAAAGAAAGCTTAAAGCAAACCCAAAAGCAAAGAATCTCTAAACATATTTGATCATCCTGCATTTACAACTGAGCAAAGCCGAGTTTCTCTATTTGATACTCAACAAagtccaaaacaataaaatcacgAACTACCATTTCCTGCACAATATGGACAGCACAAGCACGAAGGCAGATGTTATAAAGCCAGTTCTCCTCAGAGCTGGAATTCCTCTTGCCATTACCGTGGCTGGTTTCATTGTTGCTCGCATCACCACTAGAAAAAGTTCAAGTCGTCTAAACACTTCATCAGCAGAAAATGAAGCTAGTTCTCGTGGGGAGCAGACGGCTGAAGGCTGTTTCCCTGATGTTCAATCTATCAATTCATCCTCTTTATCCAGCTTGGACGCCTATCATTCTATTACAGATACCTCTAACCAGAACTCTGAAGAAGAATTGCaacatcaacatatatttgaaTTAGAAGAAGAAGTTTTGGTCTTAAGAAATCAAATAAAAGATGTTCATGTGAGAGAATTTGAGCTGGAGGTACGGTATCTTCGGTATCAGGACATGCAAGAGCAAGAACTGCTGCTTATGGAGCTTCAGAACAAATTATTGTTGGAGATAACAAGGGTCGAGCTCTTGGATAAGGAAATCTCATCAGTGGAAGCAGATAGGAAGAGTTTCGAAAGTGTGGTAGTTGAATATCTGAAAATATTGGAGCTGCTTGAAATTTCCAGATCAAGAAACAGATTGCTTCAGAGGAAGGTTAAGAAGCTGTTGAGGAGAACAAAAGAACATTCTCGAGTCATAAAGCAGCAGCATATGCAGATAGAAGCTAAAGAGGCAGAAATTTGTAGAAATCATCAAGAGCTAGAGGCAAAGGCTAATATCATCAGAAGAAGGGAGAATGACATCAAGGAACTAAAATTGGCTCTTGGGCAACTGCAAATGGAGATAGATGAACTATCGAGACAGATGGAGCTGGCAAATACAGCAGCTTCATCAAAGGTTGACATTCTTCAACTTGCCACAACTTAATATTCCCGTATAAAGCATATCTATCTGTTGTTTTACAAAATTGCGATGGATATAAAAGTATTATGGATGGAATCATGTAGGCTTATAGATGGGGAAAAAAAAGTGTTAATGTTCTCTATTTAGTATGTAATAAATGCATCCCCTGTTGTTCAAAGATTAATTGCTTGAGGTTTACAAGACAGTCTTTCCTTCGTAGATTGATGCAGACGAGGCAACACTGGTAGATTACGGACGAGTAGCAGCTAATCCGGAACAGCTTGAGAAGGAACACGCAGCAGAAATTAAAGAGTTGATATACCTAAGGTGGTGCAATGCATGTCTAAGGCATGAGCTAATGAGGAAGAACCTGGAACAAGAAGACTTACAGCAAAGGAAGGACCAGAGAGAGTTGAATTTTggagaaatttctaattttggatGGGAAAATGAACATGATCATTCCAGTTGGGATCACGGAGATTCTTGCTTAAACTTGCCCACAACTGGTCATGCCCATCCTCGTTCCACACAGCAAAAGTTCATTGACAAGTT is part of the Coffea eugenioides isolate CCC68of chromosome 6, Ceug_1.0, whole genome shotgun sequence genome and encodes:
- the LOC113775822 gene encoding threonine dehydratase 1 biosynthetic, chloroplastic-like — encoded protein: MEALRFVLVKTIPHRSEFTPTTAKETVRPGPPFLKNRRTKFYAMAVENRLQAPTLSPELAAPAQPETLLRVSPGSLLCEPGFLVPNHGAVESDGALGGGGGIEYLTKILTSSVYDVAVESDLQLATKLSQRLGNNVWLKREDLQPVFSFKLRGAYNMMAKLPKDQRDRGVICSSAGNHAQGVALSAQKLDCDAVIVMPVTTPEIKWRSVERLGAKVVLVGDSYDEAQSYAKSRAKEEGRAFIPPFDHPDVISGQGTIGMEIVRQMQAMQGPIHAIFVPVGGGGLIAGIAAYLKTVSPEVKIIGVEPFDANAMALSLHHGRRVVLDQVGGFADGVAVKVVGEETFRLCRKLIDGVVLVSRDAICASIKDMFEEKRSILEPAGALALAGAEAYCRYHRLEDKNVVAIASGANMNFDRLRLVTQLANVGRQKEAVLATFMPEELQEIL
- the LOC113773441 gene encoding protein CHUP1, chloroplastic — translated: MDSTSTKADVIKPVLLRAGIPLAITVAGFIVARITTRKSSSRLNTSSAENEASSRGEQTAEGCFPDVQSINSSSLSSLDAYHSITDTSNQNSEEELQHQHIFELEEEVLVLRNQIKDVHVREFELEVRYLRYQDMQEQELLLMELQNKLLLEITRVELLDKEISSVEADRKSFESVVVEYLKILELLEISRSRNRLLQRKVKKLLRRTKEHSRVIKQQHMQIEAKEAEICRNHQELEAKANIIRRRENDIKELKLALGQLQMEIDELSRQMELANTAASSKIDADEATLVDYGRVAANPEQLEKEHAAEIKELIYLRWCNACLRHELMRKNLEQEDLQQRKDQRELNFGEISNFGWENEHDHSSWDHGDSCLNLPTTGHAHPRSTQQKFIDKFRRWVEGSDKTKQKIKKKKKHNVSHSLLPHGPGYLHNPARKSYSSS